A part of Chthonomonadales bacterium genomic DNA contains:
- a CDS encoding acetoacetate decarboxylase family protein: MRQQPDATQGHVPRPGETWRPVADRPTVLTVHLAEARRARAHVPPGLRVVEMPRGRTPACVFLSRYGPGSTLEYSELVVMPASARGAGTWGMWVSHIYVDSGLSVEGGQAVFGLPKELAEFAWESGTPGSAVVTRGGQALARLAWGRPALAIPLPMRGRALSLRGGEVMTAAHALRGRGGPTRVALTIPPNSPLAALGLGRPLLGIVAAAMRGAMGLDQRVHGRQR, encoded by the coding sequence GTGCGCCAGCAGCCGGACGCGACGCAGGGACACGTGCCGCGGCCCGGCGAGACCTGGCGGCCCGTGGCCGACCGTCCAACGGTTCTTACCGTTCACCTGGCCGAGGCGCGCCGCGCGCGAGCGCACGTGCCGCCCGGGCTGCGCGTGGTGGAGATGCCCCGCGGGCGCACGCCGGCCTGCGTGTTCCTCAGCCGCTACGGACCTGGCTCCACCCTCGAGTACTCCGAGCTGGTCGTCATGCCGGCGTCGGCGCGCGGGGCGGGCACGTGGGGCATGTGGGTCTCGCACATCTACGTCGACAGCGGGCTGTCGGTGGAGGGCGGGCAGGCGGTGTTCGGGCTGCCGAAGGAGCTGGCGGAGTTCGCGTGGGAGAGCGGCACGCCGGGCTCGGCGGTAGTGACGCGGGGCGGCCAGGCGCTCGCGCGCCTGGCGTGGGGTCGGCCCGCGCTCGCGATTCCGCTCCCGATGCGGGGCCGTGCGCTCAGCCTGCGCGGCGGCGAGGTGATGACGGCCGCGCACGCGCTGCGCGGCCGCGGCGGCCCGACTCGGGTGGCGCTCACGATTCCGCCGAACAGCCCGCTGGCCGCGCTCGGGCTGGGTCGTCCCCTGCTGGGGATCGTCGCGGCGGCCATGCGCGGCGCGATGGGCCTCGACCAGCGAGTCCACGGCCGGCAGCGGTGA
- the nth gene encoding endonuclease III, translated as HADPWQLLCATILSAQCTDARVNQVTPALFARYPTAEALAAADAAAVEEVVRSTGFFREKARSLMEMSQDVVARYGGSVPRTLDELVTLRGVGRKTANVLIGVAFGGQAVVVDTHVRRISRLLGWTENTDPARIERDLMDLLPADEWTPLAHRLIRHGRETCVARRPRCAECTLLALCPSAAP; from the coding sequence CACGCGGACCCCTGGCAGCTCCTCTGCGCCACCATCCTCAGCGCCCAGTGCACCGACGCGCGCGTCAACCAGGTGACGCCCGCGCTCTTTGCGCGCTACCCCACCGCCGAGGCGCTCGCCGCCGCCGACGCCGCCGCGGTGGAGGAGGTCGTGCGGAGCACGGGCTTCTTCCGCGAAAAGGCGCGCAGCCTGATGGAGATGAGCCAGGACGTGGTGGCGCGCTACGGCGGCTCGGTGCCGAGGACGCTCGATGAGCTGGTGACGCTGCGCGGAGTGGGCCGCAAGACGGCGAACGTGCTCATCGGGGTCGCGTTCGGGGGCCAGGCGGTCGTCGTCGACACCCACGTGCGCCGGATCAGCCGCCTGCTCGGCTGGACCGAGAACACCGACCCCGCAAGGATCGAGCGGGACCTGATGGACCTCTTGCCTGCCGACGAGTGGACGCCGCTCGCGCATCGGCTGATCCGCCACGGCCGCGAGACCTGCGTGGCGCGGCGGCCGCGCTGCGCCGAATGCACGCTGCTCGCCCTTTGCCCCTCCGCCGCGCCCTGA
- a CDS encoding Gfo/Idh/MocA family oxidoreductase, with protein sequence MCEPATPDAGGLDRRQFLKAAAAGTAAAALGLAEPAAATRPARARSAAATQANGRIGIGMVGVGGRGSALFGDLMERSRDPKGAVQIVAVCDVWDPRTQDRVRETGGAAKSYRDYRELIANPAVDAVVIATPDHWHSMMAIDAMRAGKDVYCEKPLTLLWEQAKEVARVSSETGRVLQCGAGSGSDGTWWTARDVVKQGGIGPTIWVQGGAFRNDPSGDWNWGIQPCKPGVDLDWDMWLGHRFGRAPKRAYDAERYSRFRKYWDYSGGLATDLLYHTYAHLALAIDHELPYRVTANGGQPVHNLRNDRREVPTLFTIQADYPSQCSVVLVGTQECEDGLGDLVRGQKAVLSPGGPGLIVRPQGPFRKEMLDLANSLECYKGAEVVTGKDGDTTVLQEIRVPSRYGWDHMGNWIDCIHSREQPTLNAERAYKVMVPIGLSVVSFRQGRAVFFDPKREKVVDRNPLPIGAL encoded by the coding sequence ATGTGTGAACCAGCCACACCGGACGCGGGCGGCCTCGATCGCCGCCAGTTCCTGAAGGCGGCCGCCGCCGGCACCGCGGCCGCCGCGCTCGGCCTCGCGGAGCCCGCCGCGGCCACGCGCCCGGCCCGCGCGCGCTCCGCCGCCGCCACGCAGGCGAACGGCCGCATCGGCATCGGCATGGTGGGCGTCGGGGGGCGCGGCAGCGCGCTGTTCGGCGACCTGATGGAGCGGTCACGCGACCCAAAGGGCGCCGTGCAGATCGTCGCCGTGTGCGACGTATGGGACCCCCGGACTCAGGACCGCGTGCGCGAGACCGGTGGAGCTGCGAAGAGCTATCGCGACTACCGGGAGCTCATCGCGAACCCGGCCGTCGACGCCGTGGTGATCGCCACGCCCGACCACTGGCACTCCATGATGGCCATCGACGCGATGCGCGCCGGCAAGGACGTCTACTGCGAAAAGCCACTCACGCTCCTGTGGGAGCAGGCGAAGGAGGTGGCCCGCGTGTCGAGCGAGACGGGGCGCGTGCTGCAGTGCGGCGCCGGCTCCGGGTCCGACGGCACGTGGTGGACGGCGCGCGACGTGGTGAAGCAGGGCGGCATCGGCCCGACCATCTGGGTCCAGGGCGGAGCCTTCCGCAACGACCCGTCCGGCGACTGGAACTGGGGCATCCAACCCTGCAAGCCCGGCGTCGACCTGGACTGGGACATGTGGCTGGGGCACCGTTTCGGCCGCGCGCCGAAGCGCGCCTACGACGCCGAGCGCTACAGCCGCTTCCGCAAGTACTGGGACTACAGCGGCGGTCTCGCCACGGACCTGCTCTACCACACCTACGCGCACCTCGCCCTCGCCATCGATCACGAGCTTCCCTACCGCGTGACCGCCAACGGCGGCCAGCCGGTGCACAACCTTCGCAACGATCGCCGCGAGGTGCCCACGCTCTTCACCATCCAGGCCGACTACCCCAGCCAGTGCTCCGTGGTGCTCGTCGGCACGCAGGAGTGCGAGGACGGGCTCGGCGACCTGGTGCGCGGTCAGAAGGCCGTGCTGTCGCCGGGCGGCCCCGGCCTGATCGTCCGCCCACAGGGCCCGTTCCGCAAGGAGATGCTCGACCTGGCCAACAGCCTGGAGTGCTACAAGGGCGCTGAGGTCGTCACGGGCAAGGACGGCGACACGACGGTCCTCCAGGAGATCCGCGTCCCGTCCCGCTACGGATGGGACCACATGGGCAACTGGATCGACTGCATCCACTCGCGCGAGCAGCCCACCCTGAACGCCGAGCGCGCCTACAAGGTCATGGTGCCGATCGGCCTTTCCGTCGTCTCCTTCCGCCAGGGACGGGCCGTCTTCTTCGATCCGAAGCGCGAGAAGGTGGTGGACCGCAACCCGCTTCCCATCGGCGCCCTGTAG